GCAAACGTTGGTGCAACCCCGTTGGAAATAGCTGCCGCATAGCGCTTGCCAGCTACGATAGCATATCCGGCATACACCCCTTCAGCGACAACAAACCGCTCAGACGGCACCGTAAGATTTGCGGTTCGAAAGCCAAAATCGCGCCCATCCGAACGGCCTGGCCTCACCGTTTCGTGCAAGGCATAGGCACGCCCGATCAGGCGGTTCGCCTCTTCAACCCATCCATCAGCAAGAAGCCCTCTAATGCGCGTGGCAGTAATAATATCGCCATCTGCTGATTTTAAATCATAGGCACAGATAGACGTACCCGATTGGTGTGCCCACGTTTGAAGGTCGTCAACCGTGCCTTGCGCGCGCGCTCCAAAAGCAAAGTCGCACCCAACATGCAGAAAAGCTGGCGAGTAGACACCAAATGTTTTCTCAAGAAAATCCTGCGGTGAAAGTGCTGCAAGGGTACGTGTAAACGGAAGCACACACACCGCATTAACACCGGATTGAGCTAACAAAGCAAGGCGATCTTCGTTTGATAGCAATTTCTTGAGTTTATCGGGAGCAAAAATCTCATCAGGGTCACGATCAAACGTCAGTACGATGCTGC
This genomic interval from Cryptobacterium curtum DSM 15641 contains the following:
- the ribF gene encoding riboflavin biosynthesis protein RibF, whose protein sequence is MGSIYTVDETFDHTLFAGSSCCFGVFDGVHTGHRFLIDAAKKAAHEAGSRSIVLTFDRDPDEIFAPDKLKKLLSNEDRLALLAQSGVNAVCVLPFTRTLAALSPQDFLEKTFGVYSPAFLHVGCDFAFGARAQGTVDDLQTWAHQSGTSICAYDLKSADGDIITATRIRGLLADGWVEEANRLIGRAYALHETVRPGRSDGRDFGFRTANLTVPSERFVVAEGVYAGYAIVAGKRYAAAISNGVAPTFADSTTANVEVHILDFDQEMYGETIWVEFHHRLRPMMRFSSTQELIDTVMGNIQWVRDNMKV